In Mycoplasma mobile 163K, the genomic stretch CTGCTTTTACAAAACCAATTGATCCATTTGTTATAGAAGAAAAAATGGACTTCACTTCAGGAATGACTAGAGTTGAAATTAGATCTAAAAATGCTGATTCGCATTTAGGTCATGTTTTTAATGATGGACCAAGAGATAAAGGTGGCTTGCGTTTTTGTATCAATAGTGCATCATTAAAATTTATAAAAAAAGAAGATCTTGAAAAGGAAGGGTATTCAACATACTTAAAATTATTTAAATAATTTTAAGATTTTATTCTAATTTTATGAAACAAATAATTGCCCCCAGAGAAAAAGGTAGTTCTTTTAAAAAATATTTAAGATTTTTTTGAATCGTTTTTTTTCACTATTTTTGTTTTTTTGCTTATGTTTCAATATTTAGATTTTATTCCATTTATTCTATTTTTGTTTTAAATACATTTGTTGGTGTAACAAATCCATTTTGATATTTAATTTATTATTTTGTTTTTATTGGCCCGGGAACAAATGCCTCAATGAACTTAATGTATTTAGGAACTGGTTCACTAGCATCAAGAGCTTTTATGTGATTAAATACAAGTTTGTTAATAGTTTCAATGCCTTTTTTAATGTTTATTGTTTAAAATTCATAAACTTTACACAATTTTTTGAAAATATTTAAAGGTTTTTTTCTTTTAGTATATAATAAAAAAGCACATTATAAAACATGGTTAAGAAGCATAAGGTTGTTGATACTCCAAGAGTAGTTGTTAAGAGTTTCAAGTTTTTATGTGGAGCCAGTTCAAAAAGAACAAAGGAGCAACAAAATGAGCAAAATTAAAATTAAACTAAAATCATTTGATGCAGATTTAATTGAAGAAGTTTCAAAAAAATTTGTAGCTTTTGCAAAGTCAAAAGACATCAAGATGAGTGGACCAATTCCACTACCTACTAAAATTGAAAGAATTACAATTTTAAGGTCAGTACACGTTAATAAAGATTCACGTGAACAATTTGAAAGTAGAACACATAAAAGATTAATTATCTTTGAAAATCTTGACAAAAAAATGTTGGACGCTTTGAAAAGACAAGAGATTTCTACTGGTGTTCAAGTTGAAATAAAAGAAATAAATTAAATTATAAAAATTAGGAGAAAAGATGAAAGGAATCTTAGGACAAAAAATTGGGATGACTCAAATTTATACAGCACAAGGAAACAAAGTTCCTGTAACTGTAATTGAAGTTAAACCAAATGTTGTTACACATAAATTCGAAAACACTAAAGATGGCTATGTTGCATTGCAACTTGGTGCTTTTGATCAAAAAGAAAGAAAATTTAAAAAACCAGAAATTGGTCATTTTAAAAAATCAAACACAACGCCTAAGCGCTTCGTTAAAGAAATCCGTAATATGGATGGATATAATCTTGGCGATTTAGTAAAAGCAGACATTTTTAAAAGTGGAGAGCTAGTTGATGTTACAGGAATTTCAAAAGGAAAAGGATTTGCTGGAACAATCAAAAGACACAATCAAAAAATCGGTCCAAAATCGCATGGTGGTGGTGGTGGATCAAAACCAGTTAGACAAACAGGATCAATTGGAGATATTGCTGGAAACAAAGTTCTTAAAGGTATGACAATGCCTGGTCATTTAGGAAATGTACAAAGAACAATTCAAAATTTAGAAGTTGTAAAAGTAGATATCAAGAACAATATTTTGTTAGTAAAAGGATCTGTCCCAGGGCCAAAAAATTGTTTTTTAATTATTAAAAGCGCTATTAAAAATCTTCCTTCAAGAGAAGCAATTGAATTAGTTAATATTAAAGAAGCAATTCTAAAAAACCAATTACTTGAATCAGCTAAAAAATATGGTGCTGAAGTAAGTGTTGATATGAAAATTCATGAGATGGAAGAAATAATTCATGCAGCAATGAAAGAAAAAGAAAAATTAGAACAAGAAGCTAAACAAAATGCTGAAAAATCTAATTCAGATGATGATGTTAGAAAAGAAGCAGAAAAATTAAACAAAAATAAAGAAGATAAAGGAGAATAGTTATGGCTGAAGAATTGAAAAAAACAACAAAAGAAAAAACTCCAGTAAAAAAATCTTCTAAAGTTTCTGCAAGCAAAGCACCAACAAAAAAAGTAACTAAAACTACCGAAGTAAAAAAAGCAGATAAACTTGAAAAAGTTTCAAAACCAAAATCTGAAAGTACTAAAGTTTCTAAAGTATCAGTAAAATCAGTTAAAACTGAATCAATCAAATCAGAACCAGTAAAAACTAAAAAATCAAAAATTAAAGTTCTATCATCAAAAACAAATGAAGCAAAAAATATTTTGTTTAAAAATACAGTTAGTTTACCCAAGGGAATTTTTGGTTTATCTGAAGAAAAAATTAATACTCAAGCTATTTTTGATTCTATTTTATTTGAAAGAGCATCCCAAAGACAAGGGACACATTCAACTAAAACAAGAAGTGAAGTAAGTGGTGGTGGTAAAAAGCCATGAAAACAAAAAGGAACAGGTAGAGCAAGAGCTGGTTCTACAAGATCACCTATTTGAGTAGGTGGAGGAATTACTTTTGGTCCTAAACCACAAAAAAAATATGATTTTAAAATAAATAAAAAAGTTCGTAATCTTGCATTTTTATCTTCACTGACATTACTTGCAAATAAAAACGCTATTTTAGTTGAGGATTTAAAATTAGAAAAAATTTCTTCACAAGAATTAATAAAAAAATTAGAGGATTTAAAAATTAACAACTTAAAGAAAATTTTAATTGTTAGTGATGATGAAAAAATTTTCAAATCAGGAAGAAATGTTCAAAATCTTCATGTAGTTAAATTAAATTCATTAACAGTTGAACTTTTAAATGAAACACATGCATTATTGTTGAGTAAAAAAGATCTTACTACATTAGAAAGTAGAGTTAAATAATGAATCATAATGAAATTATTAAATACCCTTTATTAACAGAAAAATCATATAAAACTATGGCTCAAAATGTTTATGTTTTTGCTGTTGACAGAAGAGCTAGAAAAATTGAAATTAAAGATGCAATAGAATTTATTTTTGAAGTAAAAGTAGAAAAAATCAATTTATTTAATGTTCCTCAAAAAGAAAAAAAAGTAGGACGTTTTAAAGGTCTTACAAATTCATATAAAAAGGCTTATGTTTATTTAAGAGAAGGAAAAATCAATATTTTCCCTGAAGAAATTGAAAAAGAACAAAAAGTTGAAAAACAATTAATTAAAGAAAAATCAACATCAGAACTTAAATTAGAAGAAAAAATTGCAGCAAAAATTGCAGCAAAAGAACAGTCAGAAATTAAGGATGAAATTGTTAAAAGCGTTCCTAAAAAAGTAACTTCTATCAAAAAAGAAATTACTTCAAAAGAGGTAACCCCAATTAAGAAAACAACTTCTGTTAAGAAAGAAACTTCTCCTAAAGAAATAACTTCTGTTAAAAAAACAACAACAAAAGAAAAAGATAAAACATTAGTAGTGGCAAAAAAAGCAACTATTGATACAAAAGTTAAATCTACTACAACTAAAAAAACAACAACAAAAAAAGTTTAAAAAAACAAAAATATAGCGAAATTGATTAATTAATAAATCAATCAAATGCTTAGAAGAAAATTCGCAACTATTTTTAGGCAAAGGAGAAAAAATGGCTATTAAATATTTTAAGCCAACTACTAATGGTAGAAGAAATATGTCAAGTTTAGATTATTCAAAAAATTTAACTGGGCATGAACCTACAAAAAGTCTTATGACTATTTTGAAAAAAAAGGCTGGTCGTAATAATTCAGGTCAAATCACAACAAGACATAAAGGATCTGGAGAAAAAAGAAAGTATCGTTTAGTTGATTTTAAAAGACAAAAAGATAATATTGAAGCAATTGTGAAAACTATTGAATACGATCCAAACAGAAGTGCAAATATCTCATTAATTGTTTATAAAGATGGATTTAAATCATATATTTTATATCCTAAAGGTTTAAAAGTTAATGATGTAATTGTTTCAGGTGAAGATGTTGATATTAAAATCGGAAATACTTTACCATTGAAAAACATTCCAGAAGGAACTTTCATTCATAATATTGAAATGCAACCTAAAGGTGGAGCTATTATCGCTAGATCAGCAGGTTCTTCTGCTCAAATTTTAGGTAAAGATGACAATGGAAAATATGTTGTTTTAAGATTAAAATCTGGTGAAACAAGAAGAATTTTGGCTGAATGTAGAGCAACAATTGGTGTTGTCGGTAATGAAGAACATTCACTTGTTAATGTTGGAAAAGCCGGAAGAAATCGTCACAAAGGAATCAGACCTACTGTTAGAGGATCTGCCATGAACCCAAATGATCACCCGCATGGTGGTGGTGAAGGTAAACAACCAATTGGTAGAAAAAGCCCTATGACTCCTTGAGGTAGAAAAGCACTTGGTCCTAAGACAAGAAAAACAAACAAATCTTCAACAAAATTAATAATTAGAGGAAGAAAAAAGAGGATAAATAACTAATGGCAAGATCAGCAAAAAAAGGATTTTATGTAGAAGCATCATTAATGAAAAAAGTAGTTAATGCTATCGAATCAAAATCAAAAAAACCAATCAAAACATGATCAAGACGTTCAACTATTTTCCCTGAATTTGTAGGTTTTACATTTCAAGTTCATAATGGAAGACAATTTATTGATGTTTATGTAACAGATGATATGGTTGGGCATAAATTAGGAGAATTTTCACCAACAAGAACATACACAGGTCATGGATCAGAAAAAGGTAAGAAAAAATAATGGAATCAAGAGCAACAGTTAAAGTACAAAGAATTAGCGCTCGTAAAGCAAGATTAGTAGCAGATTTAATTCGTTATAAATCAGCAAACGATGCGTTATCTATTTTATATAACACAAACAAAAAAGCTTCAGCCTTATTTATAAAATTATTAAATTCAGCCGTAGCAAATGCAATCAATAATCATGGGATGAACAATGAAAAATTGGTTGTTGAAAAAGTTTTAGTAAATGAAGGTCCAACACTTAAAAGGTTTCAACCAAGAAGTCAAGGAAGAGCTTATTCAATTTTTAAAAGAACTAGTCATTTAGAAATTGTTTTAAAAGAAAAGTAGGAGAGTAATAAATGGGACAAAAAGTTAATCCAAATGGATTTAGATATGGTGTAACTAAAAAACATAACACCTTATGATATGCGGATAAAAAAGATTTTGCTGATATTTTATTACAAGATGATAAAATCTACAGATTTTTTAACAAGTTTACACGTGAATATTTAATTGGTAAAGTGGAAATTAGAAGAAATCAAAATGGTCATTTAAGTGTACTTGTTCATAGTGCAAAACCTGGAGCTATTTTAGGTCAAAATGGAGAAAACATCAATAAATTAACTCAAGATATTCAAAAACTTTTAAGAAACAAAGAACTTAAATTAAATATTGAAGTAGTTAATATTAAAAATCCTGACTTAAATGCAATCATTTTAGCAGAACAAATTGCTATTAAATTAGAAAATAGAGCACCTTTTAGAGTTGCACAAAAATTTGCAATTAGAAATGCAATGAAAAGTGGAGCAAAAGGAATTAAAACTCAAGTTTCAGGACGTTTAAATGGTGTAGATATGGCTCGTTCAGAAGGATATTCTGAAGGAGAAATGAAATTACATACTTTAAGACAAGATGTTGATTTTGCAATGGCGACTGCAAGAACAACTTATGGTGCAATTGGAGTTAAAGTTTGAGTTTCAAAAGGTGAATTTTTAGACGGGAATGGTGAAAAAAATGTTACAACCGAAAAGAACTAAATATCGTCGTACACATAGATTACAACACGATAAAGGTGAAGCACATACTGGTAATAAAGTATCTTTTGGTAAATTCGGTTTGCAAGCTAAAACATCAGCTTGAATTACAGCTAGACAAATTGAAAGTGCTAGAATTGCAATCACTCGTTATATGGGTCGTGAGGGGCAAGTGTTCATTAGAATTTTCCCACAATTAAGTCTTACTTCTAAACCTATTGGAGTACGTATGGGTAAGGGAAAAGGTTCTCCTGAAAAATGAGTAGCGGTTGCAAAAGTAAATACAATGTTATTTGAAGTATCAGGTGTTAAAGATGAAGTTGCTAAAGAAGCTTTACGTTTAGGATCTTACAAGCTTCCAGTAAAATCTAAAATTGTTTTAAAAGAGAGTGAATAATGTTATATAAAGATATTAAGAATAAATCTACTACTGAATTAAATGATTTGATTGTTGAATTAAAAGCTGAATTATTTTTATTAAGATTCAAAAATAAAACTTCTCAACAAGAACAAACACATAAAATTCAAGTAGTAAGAAAAGATGTTGCAAAAGTTCTAACTGCACTTAAAGAAAAACAAATTTTAGGTGAAAAAGAACTAATCAATAAAATTGATAAAAAAGAGGTAAAGAAAAATGCAAGAAAGAATTAATCGTCGTAAAGCTTTAACTGGAGTAGTTGTTTCAGATAAAAGTTCAAAAACTATTGTTGTTGCTGTCGATACTTTCAAAAAAGACCCTTTATATCAAAAACGTTTTAAATCAACGAAAAAATTTGCAGCTCATGATGAAAAAGAAGAAGCACAAATGGGTGATATTGTTAAAATTGTTGGTACAAGACCTTTAAGTAAAACAAAATTTTTCCGTTTAGAAAAAATTAGACAAAGAGCTAAAGAAGGAAAAGGAAGTGAATAATGATACAAGAAGAAAGTAGAGTTAAAGTAGCGGATAATTCAGGTGCAAAAGAAGTCGGGATTATTAGAAACTTAGGTGGAAGTGTTAAAAAAACTTCAAATATTGGTGATATTGTTGTTTGTTCAATTAAAAAAGCATTACCTACTGGTTTAGTAAAAGAAGGTCAAGTAGTTAGAGCAGTTGTTGTAAGAACAAAGTATGGTATTAAGAGAAAAGATGGAACTCACATTAAATTTGATGATAATGCTGTTGTTATTTTAAAAGAAGATGGAACTCCAAGAGCAACTAGAGTTTTTGGGCCTGTAGCAAGAGAATTGCGTGATAAAGGTTATTTAAAAATTGTTTCTCTAGCGCCAGAGGTTTTATAGGATAAGTATGAAATTACAAAAATCAAAATTACATAAAAATGATCAAGTTTTAATAATTTCTGGAAAATTCAAAGGAAGATCTGGACAAATTATTGCTATTGATTACAAAAATGAAACTGTTAAAGTTAGAGACATCAACAAAGTAACAAAACATGTTAAACCTACACAACAAAAAACAGAAGGTGGCATCGAAACCTTTGAAGCAGGAATTCACATTTCTAATGTTGCTTTAAAATTTAAAACACCAAAACTAAAATCAAAAGATAAAGCAACAAGTGACACTTCAATTACTCCTTTATCAGCAAAAGAACATACAAAAATTGGTTATAAAATCGAAAATAATAAAAAAGTACGAATTGCTAAACGTACTGGAAAGAGCATTTAATGAATGAACTACAAGTTAAATTTAATGAAAAAGTTAAACAAGACATCATGAAAAACTTTGGTTATAAATCACCAATGCAAATTCCAAGAATTAAAAAAATTGTAATTAATATGACAGCAGGTAATGAAGTATCAAACACTAAAGCTGTTGAAGAAGTAATAAATGAATTAACTTTAATTACAGGGCAAACCCCTTACAAAACACATGCAAAAAAATCTTTAGCTTCATTTAAAATTCGTGAAGGAATGCCAATGGGTGGAAAAGTTACTTTAAGAAGAGACAAAATGTGAGATTTTTTACAAAAATTGATAGACATTGTTATTCCTAGAATAAGAGATTTTAGAGGTATTAGTCCAAAATCTTTTGATGGAAGAGGTAATTTTGCACTTGGAATTGAAGAAGAAATCATTTTCCCAGAAATTGATTTTGATAAAATTCGTCGTAATAAAGGACTAGATGTAATTATTGTAACAAGCGCAAATACAGATAGTGAAGCAAAATATTTATTAGAAAAACTAGGAATGCCTTTTGCTAAGGCAACAAATTAAGGGGAAATATGGCAAAAACATCATTAAAAGTCAAAGCTACTAGACATCCTAAATATTCTGCAAGAGCATATACAAGATGCCAGATTTGTGGTCGTCCACAAGCTGTTTTAAGAAAATATAAAATTTGTCGTATTTGTTTTAGAAAATTAGCACATGAAGGTAAAATTCCTGGCATGAAGAAAGCGAGCTGATAATGTCTAGAGTTATTACAGATCCAATTGCAGATATGTTAGTAAGAATAAAAAATGCAACTGCAAGAAAACATAAAAATGTTTTAATCCCTTTTTCAAATAAAAAATCTAAAATTTTA encodes the following:
- the msrB gene encoding peptide-methionine (R)-S-oxide reductase MsrB; protein product: MKKNIDKNELKKRLTDLQWKVTQENGTERPYNNEFDNHFEEGIYIDIVDGTPLFISKDKYNSGCGWPAFTKPIDPFVIEEKMDFTSGMTRVEIRSKNADSHLGHVFNDGPRDKGGLRFCINSASLKFIKKEDLEKEGYSTYLKLFK
- the rpsJ gene encoding 30S ribosomal protein S10 is translated as MSKIKIKLKSFDADLIEEVSKKFVAFAKSKDIKMSGPIPLPTKIERITILRSVHVNKDSREQFESRTHKRLIIFENLDKKMLDALKRQEISTGVQVEIKEIN
- the rplC gene encoding 50S ribosomal protein L3, producing the protein MKGILGQKIGMTQIYTAQGNKVPVTVIEVKPNVVTHKFENTKDGYVALQLGAFDQKERKFKKPEIGHFKKSNTTPKRFVKEIRNMDGYNLGDLVKADIFKSGELVDVTGISKGKGFAGTIKRHNQKIGPKSHGGGGGSKPVRQTGSIGDIAGNKVLKGMTMPGHLGNVQRTIQNLEVVKVDIKNNILLVKGSVPGPKNCFLIIKSAIKNLPSREAIELVNIKEAILKNQLLESAKKYGAEVSVDMKIHEMEEIIHAAMKEKEKLEQEAKQNAEKSNSDDDVRKEAEKLNKNKEDKGE
- the rplD gene encoding 50S ribosomal protein L4 — translated: MAEELKKTTKEKTPVKKSSKVSASKAPTKKVTKTTEVKKADKLEKVSKPKSESTKVSKVSVKSVKTESIKSEPVKTKKSKIKVLSSKTNEAKNILFKNTVSLPKGIFGLSEEKINTQAIFDSILFERASQRQGTHSTKTRSEVSGGGKKPWKQKGTGRARAGSTRSPIWVGGGITFGPKPQKKYDFKINKKVRNLAFLSSLTLLANKNAILVEDLKLEKISSQELIKKLEDLKINNLKKILIVSDDEKIFKSGRNVQNLHVVKLNSLTVELLNETHALLLSKKDLTTLESRVK
- the rplW gene encoding 50S ribosomal protein L23, which produces MNHNEIIKYPLLTEKSYKTMAQNVYVFAVDRRARKIEIKDAIEFIFEVKVEKINLFNVPQKEKKVGRFKGLTNSYKKAYVYLREGKINIFPEEIEKEQKVEKQLIKEKSTSELKLEEKIAAKIAAKEQSEIKDEIVKSVPKKVTSIKKEITSKEVTPIKKTTSVKKETSPKEITSVKKTTTKEKDKTLVVAKKATIDTKVKSTTTKKTTTKKV
- the rplB gene encoding 50S ribosomal protein L2, producing MAIKYFKPTTNGRRNMSSLDYSKNLTGHEPTKSLMTILKKKAGRNNSGQITTRHKGSGEKRKYRLVDFKRQKDNIEAIVKTIEYDPNRSANISLIVYKDGFKSYILYPKGLKVNDVIVSGEDVDIKIGNTLPLKNIPEGTFIHNIEMQPKGGAIIARSAGSSAQILGKDDNGKYVVLRLKSGETRRILAECRATIGVVGNEEHSLVNVGKAGRNRHKGIRPTVRGSAMNPNDHPHGGGEGKQPIGRKSPMTPWGRKALGPKTRKTNKSSTKLIIRGRKKRINN
- the rpsS gene encoding 30S ribosomal protein S19, whose product is MARSAKKGFYVEASLMKKVVNAIESKSKKPIKTWSRRSTIFPEFVGFTFQVHNGRQFIDVYVTDDMVGHKLGEFSPTRTYTGHGSEKGKKK
- the rplV gene encoding 50S ribosomal protein L22; translation: MESRATVKVQRISARKARLVADLIRYKSANDALSILYNTNKKASALFIKLLNSAVANAINNHGMNNEKLVVEKVLVNEGPTLKRFQPRSQGRAYSIFKRTSHLEIVLKEK
- the rpsC gene encoding 30S ribosomal protein S3, which encodes MGQKVNPNGFRYGVTKKHNTLWYADKKDFADILLQDDKIYRFFNKFTREYLIGKVEIRRNQNGHLSVLVHSAKPGAILGQNGENINKLTQDIQKLLRNKELKLNIEVVNIKNPDLNAIILAEQIAIKLENRAPFRVAQKFAIRNAMKSGAKGIKTQVSGRLNGVDMARSEGYSEGEMKLHTLRQDVDFAMATARTTYGAIGVKVWVSKGEFLDGNGEKNVTTEKN
- the rplP gene encoding 50S ribosomal protein L16, which gives rise to MLQPKRTKYRRTHRLQHDKGEAHTGNKVSFGKFGLQAKTSAWITARQIESARIAITRYMGREGQVFIRIFPQLSLTSKPIGVRMGKGKGSPEKWVAVAKVNTMLFEVSGVKDEVAKEALRLGSYKLPVKSKIVLKESE
- the rpmC gene encoding 50S ribosomal protein L29 → MLYKDIKNKSTTELNDLIVELKAELFLLRFKNKTSQQEQTHKIQVVRKDVAKVLTALKEKQILGEKELINKIDKKEVKKNARKN
- the rpsQ gene encoding 30S ribosomal protein S17, encoding MQERINRRKALTGVVVSDKSSKTIVVAVDTFKKDPLYQKRFKSTKKFAAHDEKEEAQMGDIVKIVGTRPLSKTKFFRLEKIRQRAKEGKGSE
- the rplN gene encoding 50S ribosomal protein L14; translation: MIQEESRVKVADNSGAKEVGIIRNLGGSVKKTSNIGDIVVCSIKKALPTGLVKEGQVVRAVVVRTKYGIKRKDGTHIKFDDNAVVILKEDGTPRATRVFGPVARELRDKGYLKIVSLAPEVL
- the rplX gene encoding 50S ribosomal protein L24, with protein sequence MKLQKSKLHKNDQVLIISGKFKGRSGQIIAIDYKNETVKVRDINKVTKHVKPTQQKTEGGIETFEAGIHISNVALKFKTPKLKSKDKATSDTSITPLSAKEHTKIGYKIENNKKVRIAKRTGKSI
- the rplE gene encoding 50S ribosomal protein L5; protein product: MNELQVKFNEKVKQDIMKNFGYKSPMQIPRIKKIVINMTAGNEVSNTKAVEEVINELTLITGQTPYKTHAKKSLASFKIREGMPMGGKVTLRRDKMWDFLQKLIDIVIPRIRDFRGISPKSFDGRGNFALGIEEEIIFPEIDFDKIRRNKGLDVIIVTSANTDSEAKYLLEKLGMPFAKATN
- a CDS encoding type Z 30S ribosomal protein S14, producing the protein MAKTSLKVKATRHPKYSARAYTRCQICGRPQAVLRKYKICRICFRKLAHEGKIPGMKKASW